A DNA window from Hydrogenothermus marinus contains the following coding sequences:
- a CDS encoding flagellin — translation MGALRINYNYQSDFTLNNLRKTEYNLNKSLERLASGYRINRAADDAAGLYIADQLKTYAVSLNQGTRNAQDGVSIAQIAQGSLTEVYNILNDIKSKTIQASNTLDSNARAQLQQDINHLVDAIDKIFSDTEFNGLKIFGSGVVNAANGSVSGVGKASFVIHYGGRTNQELTLAIGFAGAAAGSTGTAASAVAIGTGTGYVIDVTAQSKANASVQTVDNLIKALDNLNAQVGSYQIELEKIISNNQTQRINTQEAESRIRNVDMAEEMSNFTKYQILMQSGTAMLAQSNQVPQMVLQLLR, via the coding sequence ATGGGTGCTTTAAGAATTAATTACAACTACCAATCAGATTTCACCCTAAACAATTTAAGAAAAACAGAATACAACTTAAACAAGTCACTTGAAAGACTTGCTAGTGGTTACAGAATTAACAGAGCAGCAGATGATGCTGCAGGACTTTATATTGCAGATCAGTTGAAAACTTATGCAGTTTCTTTAAACCAAGGAACAAGAAATGCACAAGATGGGGTATCAATAGCCCAAATAGCTCAAGGTTCATTAACAGAAGTTTACAATATTTTAAATGATATTAAATCTAAAACTATTCAAGCGTCTAATACTTTAGATTCAAATGCAAGAGCACAACTACAACAGGATATAAATCATTTAGTAGATGCTATTGACAAAATATTCTCAGATACAGAATTTAATGGTTTAAAAATTTTCGGAAGTGGTGTAGTTAATGCTGCTAATGGATCGGTTAGTGGTGTAGGAAAAGCTTCCTTTGTAATACATTATGGAGGAAGAACAAATCAAGAATTAACATTAGCTATAGGATTTGCAGGTGCTGCTGCAGGTTCAACAGGTACAGCTGCTTCAGCTGTTGCTATTGGTACAGGTACAGGTTATGTTATAGATGTTACTGCCCAATCAAAAGCAAATGCTTCTGTTCAGACAGTTGATAATTTAATAAAAGCATTAGACAACTTAAATGCACAAGTAGGTTCATACCAAATAGAACTTGAAAAGATAATATCAAATAATCAAACACAAAGAATTAACACTCAAGAAGCAGAATCAAGAATTAGAAATGTTGATATGGCAGAAGAAATGTCTAACTTTACTAAATATCAAATACTTATGCAATCTGGTACTGCTATGCTTGCTCAATCAAACCAAGTTCCTCAAATGGTTTTACAACTTCTTAGATAA
- a CDS encoding motility associated factor glycosyltransferase family protein translates to MDTKLFKKNLKFFKKEKPSIYKLIKDINPSFLKINKTKENIVNIESQNYKYSESISQLKNKLAKNLELITIPSFAAEKAKDLKRDWIHDSIIETWDKVLSNIFSRENLIEKIKNYKKIPLVFLNGLGTGNVINILKEDISFKYLLVFEPNIYNFFVSLYFVDWQNLYQEKEIFLIIGDNKDKIKQGLITSFNEFSPVNAITFLKISINNENKEKKEEFEKLLEESVTLALKGWGYYDDEKEALVHVYENLKHKIPYIYKPLPLQKGTNLIIVGSGPSLDETIDFIKENKDNAIVFSCGTAIHKLYKEGIVPDFQIELERPKFRVSLFSDLPEDYRKKITLLAADVVPYELVLLYKDAYLFPRTDAITQFLLNPLCHPINISPTVVNTALSLGLFLGFENFYFVGVDMGYLSLEKKHATGTIYGKKIEERKFDHYKQVEGNIQDKVYIDDILIWAKNNLETVIKSFNKERKFINISRGAKIEGTDFIYEFKNIKLQNINKDEVIKTILNTTSNEYDKFFKIKKEDFIKNLENFINDFEEKLKAILFSKNIEIALENYYEIFNNLKKLQEKDMVTYTLISGTIKHLLVKLIYILYFLENIKTQDKKLLIDSIKTIKTDIPSLKPYFEFYKNLT, encoded by the coding sequence ATGGATACTAAACTTTTTAAAAAAAATTTAAAATTTTTCAAAAAAGAAAAACCAAGTATATATAAACTAATTAAAGATATAAATCCATCTTTTTTAAAAATAAATAAAACAAAAGAAAATATTGTAAATATAGAATCACAAAACTATAAGTATTCTGAAAGTATTAGTCAGTTGAAAAATAAATTGGCAAAAAATTTAGAACTAATAACAATACCTTCATTTGCTGCTGAAAAGGCTAAAGATTTAAAAAGAGATTGGATTCATGATTCTATTATTGAAACATGGGATAAAGTTTTATCTAATATATTTTCAAGGGAAAATTTAATAGAAAAAATTAAAAATTATAAAAAAATACCTTTAGTTTTTTTAAATGGGTTAGGTACTGGAAATGTTATAAATATATTAAAAGAGGATATATCTTTTAAATATCTTTTAGTTTTTGAACCTAATATTTATAACTTTTTTGTAAGCTTATATTTTGTTGATTGGCAAAATCTATATCAAGAAAAAGAGATATTTTTAATAATAGGAGATAATAAAGATAAAATAAAACAAGGATTAATTACCTCTTTTAATGAGTTTAGTCCTGTTAATGCAATAACCTTTTTAAAAATTTCAATAAATAATGAGAATAAAGAAAAAAAAGAAGAATTTGAAAAACTTTTAGAAGAATCAGTAACCCTTGCTTTAAAAGGATGGGGCTATTATGATGATGAAAAAGAAGCTTTAGTTCATGTATATGAAAATCTTAAGCATAAAATTCCATATATATATAAACCATTACCTTTACAAAAAGGAACTAATTTAATAATAGTAGGTTCTGGACCTTCCTTAGATGAAACTATTGATTTTATAAAAGAAAATAAAGATAATGCTATTGTTTTTTCATGTGGAACAGCTATTCATAAACTTTATAAAGAAGGGATAGTCCCTGATTTTCAAATAGAACTTGAAAGACCTAAATTTAGGGTTTCATTATTTTCAGATTTGCCAGAAGATTATAGGAAAAAAATAACTTTACTTGCTGCTGATGTTGTACCATACGAATTAGTATTATTATATAAAGATGCTTACTTATTTCCAAGAACAGATGCAATTACTCAGTTTTTATTAAACCCTTTATGTCATCCTATAAATATTTCTCCTACAGTTGTTAATACTGCATTAAGTCTTGGTTTATTCTTAGGTTTTGAGAATTTTTATTTTGTAGGCGTTGATATGGGATATTTATCTTTAGAAAAAAAACATGCCACAGGAACAATATATGGAAAAAAAATAGAAGAAAGGAAATTTGATCATTATAAACAAGTTGAAGGAAACATTCAGGACAAAGTTTATATAGATGACATTTTAATATGGGCAAAGAATAATTTAGAAACTGTAATAAAAAGTTTTAATAAAGAAAGAAAATTTATTAATATATCAAGAGGAGCAAAAATAGAAGGTACTGATTTTATTTATGAATTTAAAAATATAAAACTTCAAAATATAAATAAAGATGAAGTTATTAAAACTATTTTAAATACAACATCAAATGAATATGATAAATTTTTTAAAATTAAAAAAGAAGACTTTATAAAAAATTTAGAAAACTTTATAAATGATTTTGAAGAAAAACTAAAAGCCATCTTGTTTTCAAAAAACATAGAAATAGCTTTAGAAAATTATTATGAAATTTTTAATAATTTAAAAAAATTACAAGAAAAAGATATGGTAACTTATACTTTAATATCAGGTACAATAAAACATTTATTAGTAAAACTTATTTATATTTTATATTTCTTAGAAAATATTAAGACTCAAGATAAGAAACTACTTATTGACTCTATAAAAACAATTAAAACAGATATTCCTTCATTAAAACCTTATTTTGAATTTTATAAAAATTTAACCTAA
- the oadA gene encoding sodium-extruding oxaloacetate decarboxylase subunit alpha, translated as MTKKINFTDVTLRDGQQSLLATRVRTEDLLPAAEKLDKAGFWSLEVWGGATFDVCLRYLKEDPWERLRKIKEVAPNTPLEMLLRGQNLVGYRHYPDDVVEEFVKKAADNGIDVFRIFDALNDVRNMEVAISVAKEKGKTVKGVLSYTISPVHTIEYYVNVAKQLKDLGVDIISIKDQAGILSPKVAYELVKTLKDEIKLPVHLHAQTTAAMAEMSCLKAVEAGVDIIDTDVSTWSWLTAHPAAETMAYVLKEFGYQVDIDLNIIEEVAEYLKEVRKKYKKYDTAEKWPDSEVLIHQIPGGMMSNFIAQLKENDALDKLDEVKKEVARVREDLGYPPLVTPTSQIVGTQALLNVLQGGRYKVVTKEVKDYVKGLYGRPPAPIKPEIIGKIIGDEEIIQVRPADLLEPELDKCTKEAYEAGAKSPEDVLSYCLFPSVAKEFFEWREAYERGEALPPQIEELSEKQECDTAPIEFNVTLHGEQYHIQIAGVGNPIEEGKPYFIRIDGRLEEVLVKPIREIKVGETFEGLPETSTITGRPKAVDVGDVSSPMPGTVVSLKVGIGDMVKKGDVLLVVEAMKMENEIHAPIDGEVVEVYVKEGDKVNPDECLIKIMPQ; from the coding sequence ATGACAAAAAAAATTAATTTTACAGATGTTACATTAAGAGATGGACAACAAAGTTTACTTGCTACAAGAGTTAGGACAGAGGATTTACTTCCAGCAGCAGAAAAATTAGATAAAGCAGGATTTTGGTCTCTTGAAGTATGGGGTGGTGCTACTTTTGATGTATGTCTTAGATATTTAAAAGAAGATCCATGGGAAAGATTAAGAAAAATAAAAGAAGTAGCTCCTAATACACCTTTAGAAATGCTTCTTAGAGGCCAAAATCTTGTAGGTTATAGACATTATCCAGACGATGTTGTTGAAGAATTTGTAAAAAAAGCAGCAGATAATGGAATTGATGTTTTTAGAATATTTGATGCATTAAATGATGTTAGGAATATGGAAGTTGCCATATCTGTTGCAAAAGAAAAAGGGAAAACAGTAAAAGGAGTACTATCTTATACAATTAGTCCTGTTCATACTATTGAATATTATGTAAATGTTGCAAAACAGCTTAAAGATTTAGGTGTAGATATAATATCTATAAAAGATCAGGCAGGAATACTTTCTCCAAAAGTTGCTTATGAGCTTGTTAAGACTTTAAAAGATGAGATTAAACTACCAGTACATTTACATGCACAAACAACTGCAGCAATGGCAGAAATGTCTTGTTTGAAAGCTGTTGAAGCAGGGGTAGATATTATAGATACAGATGTTTCTACTTGGTCTTGGCTAACTGCTCATCCAGCTGCAGAAACAATGGCATATGTTTTAAAAGAGTTTGGATATCAAGTTGATATAGATTTAAATATAATTGAAGAAGTTGCAGAATATCTAAAAGAAGTTAGAAAAAAATATAAAAAATATGATACAGCTGAAAAATGGCCAGATTCAGAAGTTCTTATACATCAAATTCCTGGTGGAATGATGTCAAACTTTATTGCTCAACTTAAAGAAAATGATGCCCTTGATAAATTAGATGAAGTTAAAAAAGAAGTTGCAAGAGTTAGAGAAGACTTAGGATATCCTCCACTTGTTACTCCAACTTCACAAATAGTAGGAACTCAGGCACTTTTAAATGTATTACAAGGAGGAAGATATAAAGTAGTAACAAAAGAAGTAAAAGACTATGTAAAAGGTTTATATGGTAGACCACCAGCTCCAATTAAACCAGAGATAATTGGAAAAATAATAGGTGATGAAGAAATTATACAGGTAAGACCTGCAGATTTATTAGAACCAGAATTAGATAAATGTACAAAAGAAGCTTACGAAGCAGGAGCTAAATCTCCTGAAGATGTATTATCTTATTGCTTATTCCCATCAGTTGCAAAAGAGTTTTTTGAATGGAGAGAAGCTTATGAAAGAGGAGAAGCATTACCTCCTCAAATTGAGGAACTTTCAGAAAAACAAGAATGTGATACAGCTCCAATAGAGTTTAATGTTACTCTCCATGGAGAGCAATATCATATTCAGATAGCAGGTGTAGGTAATCCTATAGAAGAAGGTAAACCTTACTTTATTAGAATAGATGGAAGATTAGAAGAAGTACTTGTTAAACCTATCAGAGAAATAAAAGTAGGAGAAACATTTGAAGGGTTGCCTGAAACATCAACTATAACAGGAAGACCAAAAGCAGTTGATGTTGGAGATGTATCTTCTCCAATGCCAGGAACAGTAGTTTCCCTTAAAGTAGGAATTGGAGATATGGTTAAAAAAGGAGATGTCTTATTGGTAGTAGAAGCTATGAAAATGGAAAATGAAATACATGCTCCTATAGATGGTGAAGTTGTTGAAGTTTATGTAAAAGAAGGAGATAAAGTAAATCCTGATGAATGTTTAATAAAAATAATGCCTCAATAG
- a CDS encoding FtsW/RodA/SpoVE family cell cycle protein: MIRNIYFDKLLFIIFLILIIIGIVFVYSALSTYQLYSSNSSIIIKKEILITSLGFLIIILTYLLPISFWKKIAYPLTVLTILLLILVLLIPTSGVKRWINLGFMNFQPSELAKLTTILFLATFIDRKKNEGLNNWSKLLTAFLVPFLISFLILIEPHKGAAGFIILIALLIIGSSYFSLKKILAISSIPIIILVFYIKNSEYAMKRINAFLNPMGGSENSHQVFQSLLAFAKGGIIGDGIGAGTQKLLYLPEIHTDFIFALIGEETGFIGCLFVISLFILLLFRGIYISLNRRDTFTQVLGVGITYMIVVQAAIHILVNVGLFPPTGFTLPFVSYGGSSFLIECISAGILLKISKEPIKSIFYGE, translated from the coding sequence ATGATAAGAAATATTTATTTTGACAAGCTTTTATTTATTATCTTCCTTATTTTAATAATAATAGGTATTGTTTTTGTTTATAGTGCTTTATCTACATACCAACTTTATTCTTCGAACTCTTCAATTATTATAAAAAAAGAAATATTAATAACTTCTCTTGGATTTTTAATTATCATTCTTACTTATTTACTGCCTATATCATTTTGGAAAAAAATAGCATACCCTTTAACAGTTTTGACAATTTTGCTACTAATACTTGTTTTATTAATTCCAACATCAGGAGTTAAAAGGTGGATAAACTTAGGATTTATGAATTTTCAACCTTCTGAACTTGCTAAACTAACTACTATTTTATTTTTAGCTACATTTATAGATAGAAAAAAAAATGAAGGTTTAAATAATTGGTCTAAGTTATTAACTGCTTTCTTGGTTCCTTTTTTAATATCCTTTTTGATTTTAATAGAACCTCATAAGGGTGCTGCAGGTTTTATCATATTAATAGCTTTGCTAATAATAGGTAGCTCTTATTTTTCTTTAAAAAAGATACTAGCTATATCTTCTATACCTATAATTATTCTTGTTTTTTATATAAAAAATTCCGAATATGCAATGAAAAGAATTAATGCTTTTTTAAATCCTATGGGAGGCAGTGAAAACTCTCATCAAGTTTTCCAGTCTCTTCTTGCTTTTGCTAAAGGTGGTATTATAGGAGATGGAATAGGAGCAGGAACTCAAAAACTTTTATATTTACCAGAAATACATACAGATTTTATTTTTGCATTAATAGGAGAAGAAACAGGATTTATAGGATGTTTATTTGTTATATCTTTATTTATACTTCTGCTTTTTAGAGGAATCTATATATCCTTAAATAGAAGAGATACTTTTACACAGGTTTTAGGAGTTGGAATTACATATATGATAGTTGTACAAGCAGCAATTCATATTCTTGTTAATGTTGGCTTATTTCCACCAACTGGTTTTACACTTCCTTTTGTAAGTTATGGAGGTTCTTCATTTTTAATAGAATGTATATCAGCAGGAATATTACTTAAAATCTCTAAAGAACCTATAAAATCCATATTTTATGGTGAATAA
- the murG gene encoding undecaprenyldiphospho-muramoylpentapeptide beta-N-acetylglucosaminyltransferase encodes MSKKVFIAGGGTGGHFYPALATSKYLAEKGYEIFYFGTKYGIEKDKDFVGKKFLYDIKGIRGKTGKIKSSFKLLKTAFEIKKIIKKEKPDFAICFGGYTSVPLGIASKLTNTPLFIHEQNSIPSYTNLLLSKIAKKIFITFDYSFKYFPKNKTVKTGLPIRKSVKDRLNLKKEEARKILSLDNRKIVLIFGGSQGAKRLNELAVNIAKNYSNLLVINIFGKSDYNEELPNLIKFPYYEDMGLLYKVSDIVISRSGSGTVNELIAFGKYSIYIPYPYAASDHQFYNVKWLEEKGLSKVLRENQLNKFFEIFDNILKLDITNFEDKIKQFSILNAEERIYKEIEKVL; translated from the coding sequence ATGAGTAAAAAAGTTTTTATAGCTGGTGGTGGTACTGGAGGTCATTTTTATCCTGCTTTGGCAACTTCAAAATATTTAGCAGAAAAAGGATATGAGATTTTTTATTTTGGTACCAAATATGGGATAGAAAAAGATAAAGATTTTGTAGGTAAAAAATTTTTATATGATATAAAAGGAATTAGAGGGAAAACTGGCAAAATAAAATCATCTTTTAAGCTTTTAAAAACTGCTTTTGAGATTAAAAAAATAATAAAAAAAGAAAAACCTGATTTTGCAATATGTTTTGGTGGATATACTTCAGTTCCTCTTGGAATTGCTTCAAAATTAACAAATACACCTTTATTTATACATGAACAAAACTCTATTCCTTCTTATACAAATTTATTACTTTCAAAAATAGCAAAAAAAATTTTTATAACATTTGATTACTCTTTTAAATATTTTCCTAAAAATAAGACAGTGAAAACTGGCTTACCGATAAGAAAGTCTGTAAAAGATAGATTAAATCTTAAAAAAGAAGAGGCAAGAAAGATTTTAAGTTTAGATAATAGAAAAATTGTTCTTATTTTTGGTGGAAGTCAAGGAGCAAAGAGATTAAATGAGCTTGCTGTAAATATTGCTAAAAATTATTCAAATTTATTAGTAATAAATATATTTGGAAAATCAGATTATAATGAAGAATTACCAAATTTAATAAAATTTCCATATTATGAAGATATGGGGCTTTTATACAAAGTATCAGATATTGTAATAAGTAGATCAGGCTCTGGTACTGTAAATGAGTTAATAGCTTTTGGAAAATATTCTATTTATATTCCTTATCCTTATGCTGCATCAGATCATCAGTTTTATAATGTAAAATGGCTTGAGGAGAAAGGATTATCAAAGGTTTTAAGAGAAAACCAGCTAAATAAATTTTTTGAAATTTTTGATAATATTTTAAAGCTTGATATAACAAATTTTGAGGATAAAATAAAACAGTTTTCTATACTAAATGCAGAAGAAAGAATTTACAAAGAGATAGAAAAAGTATTATGA
- the murB gene encoding UDP-N-acetylmuramate dehydrogenase — translation MKILEDINLSNFSTIKIGGKAKIIYFPENIEDIQFLIKKSQDENKRLIPVGIGSNIVFKDGILDYIFVSTKRLKKLEIKQRKDTFFIKAQAGVSFKEIVSIVKKFNLEGFENLSGIPASIGGATAMNAGAFGSEIFDILQEIKWIDNNGNLHISKKEEIDYSYRKTQFQKEGFVYEVIIVLKKSNKNISEIIKKHLLERNKKQPLNLPTIGSTYKNPEGSFAGLLLEKAGFRGKRINDIAFSEKHANFLVNYGNANFKDLMNLLELAEKKVESQFNIKLEREIRIIE, via the coding sequence ATGAAAATATTAGAAGATATAAATCTTTCAAACTTTTCAACAATAAAAATAGGTGGTAAAGCAAAGATTATTTATTTTCCTGAAAATATTGAAGATATTCAGTTTTTAATAAAAAAATCCCAAGATGAAAATAAAAGATTAATACCCGTAGGTATTGGTAGTAATATAGTTTTTAAAGATGGAATTTTAGATTATATTTTTGTTTCTACAAAAAGGTTAAAAAAGTTAGAAATAAAACAAAGAAAAGATACTTTTTTCATAAAAGCACAAGCAGGAGTAAGTTTTAAAGAAATAGTATCTATTGTGAAAAAATTTAATCTTGAAGGATTTGAAAATTTATCAGGAATACCTGCATCAATTGGTGGTGCTACTGCTATGAATGCAGGAGCTTTTGGAAGTGAGATTTTTGATATTTTACAAGAAATAAAATGGATTGATAATAATGGAAATTTACATATATCTAAAAAAGAGGAAATAGATTATAGCTATAGAAAAACCCAGTTTCAAAAAGAAGGTTTTGTTTATGAGGTAATTATCGTTTTAAAAAAAAGTAATAAAAATATTTCTGAAATTATAAAAAAACATCTTTTAGAAAGAAATAAAAAACAACCTTTAAATCTTCCAACTATTGGTTCAACTTATAAAAATCCAGAAGGTAGTTTTGCAGGACTACTACTTGAAAAAGCAGGATTTAGAGGAAAAAGAATAAATGATATAGCTTTCTCAGAAAAACATGCAAATTTTTTGGTTAATTATGGTAATGCAAACTTTAAAGATTTAATGAATTTACTTGAATTAGCCGAAAAAAAGGTTGAAAGTCAATTTAATATCAAATTAGAAAGGGAAATAAGAATAATTGAGTAA
- a CDS encoding D-alanine--D-alanine ligase: MSKKNIKIALLYGGFSKEREISIKTGKAVENALKRLDYIFKVFDPINRENFIKEIVSYKPDLAFIALHGKGGEDGQIQALLEFLNIKYTGCDFKTSAICMDKKLTKKILSTYNIPVPKDYNLENLKLPAVFKPKEEGSSIGVYIVKDKNQLKEVLNKIENLDDYLIEEYIEGRELTVSILNGKVLPIIEIKTQSGFYDFENKYISNETQYLCPAPLTKNLEEKINDISLKCYNYLNCKGAIRVDIILSKDNNPFVLEINTIPGMTDHSLLPKAAAYVGISFDNLVEKIIEGALNEKKD, encoded by the coding sequence TTGAGTAAAAAAAATATAAAAATAGCTTTATTATATGGAGGATTTTCAAAAGAAAGAGAAATATCTATAAAAACTGGAAAAGCAGTTGAGAATGCATTAAAAAGGCTAGATTATATCTTTAAAGTTTTTGATCCTATAAATAGAGAAAATTTCATAAAAGAAATAGTTTCATACAAACCAGATTTAGCATTTATAGCTTTACATGGAAAAGGTGGAGAAGATGGTCAAATTCAAGCATTACTTGAGTTTTTAAACATAAAATATACTGGTTGTGATTTTAAAACAAGTGCTATATGTATGGATAAAAAATTAACAAAGAAAATATTATCAACCTATAATATTCCTGTTCCAAAAGATTATAACTTAGAAAACTTAAAACTTCCTGCAGTTTTTAAACCAAAAGAAGAAGGTTCATCTATTGGTGTTTATATAGTAAAAGATAAAAATCAGTTAAAAGAAGTTTTAAACAAAATAGAAAATTTAGATGATTATCTAATTGAAGAATACATAGAAGGTAGAGAATTAACAGTTAGTATATTAAATGGAAAGGTTTTACCTATTATTGAAATAAAAACCCAGTCAGGATTTTATGATTTTGAAAATAAATATATCTCAAATGAGACTCAATATTTATGTCCTGCTCCTTTAACTAAGAATTTAGAAGAAAAAATAAATGATATATCTTTAAAATGTTATAACTATCTAAATTGTAAAGGTGCAATTAGAGTAGATATAATTCTATCAAAAGATAATAATCCTTTCGTACTTGAAATAAATACTATTCCGGGAATGACAGATCATAGTCTATTACCAAAAGCAGCAGCTTATGTAGGTATTTCATTTGATAATCTTGTAGAAAAGATTATAGAGGGGGCTTTAAATGAAAAAAAAGACTAA
- a CDS encoding cell division protein FtsQ/DivIB has product MKKKTKLLILISWIITSSAFGYFLPTIPIFKDLVGIKVVKVKGYKNLKKEDIKEFFSNQNWFFLNSEEVKNKILKKYPDIKKIDIKRYFFGEVYLYIWEREPFAVVYHNKQKYIIDKDGVKLHNKYNTKNLPLIYIYDKDILLNKDKVQAILDLNNKLKDYLKLKKIIYKGKIITFKTIDDKIIIFNMNNIDSQMEKFKKFIKNVNLAEFKYLDFSFDSMVIARR; this is encoded by the coding sequence ATGAAAAAAAAGACTAAACTTTTAATTCTTATCTCTTGGATTATTACAAGTTCCGCATTTGGATATTTTTTACCGACAATACCAATATTTAAAGATTTAGTAGGAATTAAAGTTGTTAAAGTTAAAGGTTATAAAAATTTAAAAAAGGAAGATATAAAAGAGTTTTTTTCAAATCAAAACTGGTTTTTCTTAAATTCTGAAGAAGTAAAAAATAAGATTTTAAAAAAATATCCAGATATAAAAAAAATAGATATAAAGAGATATTTTTTTGGCGAAGTTTATCTTTATATATGGGAGAGAGAACCTTTTGCAGTAGTTTATCATAATAAACAAAAATATATAATTGATAAAGATGGAGTAAAACTACACAATAAATATAATACAAAGAATTTACCACTTATATATATCTATGATAAAGATATACTCTTAAATAAAGATAAAGTTCAAGCAATTTTAGACTTAAATAATAAATTAAAAGATTATTTAAAATTAAAAAAGATTATTTATAAAGGTAAAATTATAACTTTTAAAACAATAGATGATAAAATAATTATATTTAATATGAATAATATTGATTCTCAGATGGAAAAATTTAAAAAATTTATAAAAAATGTAAATTTAGCTGAATTTAAATATTTAGATTTCAGTTTTGACTCTATGGTTATAGCAAGGAGATAA
- the ftsA gene encoding cell division protein FtsA, with product MKKNSILVSIDVGTSKTTALVGDFDEVGELNIVGLGISETEGIEKGTIINPNSVVKSIKKALKDAEKVSGVGINSAVVNLSGPNLEYQNISESLTFGTNQKEIDEVDIALLIEKVEEKINKDQYKIIHIIPKRYILDDENEVLDPKGFIASKIVGEFHVILIKNNSYINFKRVIEASGVNVLNFVVNPVASAMATLYQEEKDMGVLLLDIGGGTTDIAVLKDSSFEFVGNIPIGGNRITLDIAHRFRIPKEEAEELKLEYGLATVDALIEDMEIEINQIGSEDTATISQYELVDTIEARLEEIFSLVKKEIEAVGFLDKINGGVVITGGVANTPYIKELAYRVFNTDVRIGKPKDYRGFSDRLNSPEFSTSIGILLFKRNYFSLKTNSTSLEKESDILNIFKTLVEKIKSLF from the coding sequence ATGAAAAAAAATAGTATACTTGTATCTATAGATGTAGGTACAAGCAAAACTACAGCTTTGGTAGGAGATTTTGATGAAGTTGGAGAATTAAATATTGTAGGACTTGGAATTTCTGAAACAGAAGGAATTGAAAAAGGAACAATTATTAATCCAAATTCTGTAGTTAAGAGTATAAAAAAAGCCTTAAAAGATGCAGAAAAAGTATCTGGAGTTGGAATAAATAGTGCAGTTGTAAACTTATCAGGTCCAAATTTAGAATATCAAAATATATCAGAGTCTTTAACTTTTGGAACAAATCAAAAGGAAATAGATGAGGTAGATATAGCTTTATTAATCGAAAAAGTAGAAGAAAAAATAAATAAAGATCAGTATAAAATAATTCATATAATACCAAAAAGATATATTCTTGATGATGAAAATGAAGTTTTAGATCCAAAAGGTTTTATAGCATCTAAAATAGTAGGTGAATTTCATGTAATACTTATAAAGAATAACTCTTACATAAATTTCAAAAGAGTTATAGAAGCTTCAGGTGTAAATGTTTTAAATTTTGTAGTAAATCCAGTAGCCTCTGCAATGGCTACTTTATATCAAGAAGAAAAAGATATGGGAGTGCTTCTATTAGATATAGGTGGAGGTACGACAGATATAGCTGTTTTAAAAGATAGTAGTTTTGAGTTTGTAGGAAATATTCCAATAGGTGGAAATAGAATAACCTTAGATATTGCCCATAGATTTAGAATTCCAAAAGAGGAAGCAGAAGAGTTAAAGTTAGAATATGGTCTTGCTACAGTAGATGCATTAATAGAAGATATGGAAATAGAAATAAATCAGATAGGCAGTGAAGATACAGCTACAATTAGCCAATATGAACTTGTTGATACTATAGAAGCAAGATTGGAAGAAATATTTAGCTTGGTGAAAAAGGAAATAGAAGCAGTAGGGTTTTTAGATAAAATAAATGGAGGAGTTGTAATCACAGGCGGAGTTGCTAATACTCCTTATATTAAGGAACTTGCTTATAGAGTTTTTAATACAGATGTTAGAATAGGCAAACCAAAAGATTATAGAGGATTTAGTGATAGATTAAATAGTCCTGAGTTTTCTACTTCTATAGGTATATTACTTTTTAAAAGAAATTATTTTAGTTTGAAAACAAATTCTACATCCTTAGAGAAAGAAAGTGATATATTAAATATATTTAAAACTTTAGTAGAAAAAATAAAAAGTCTTTTTTAA